ATGAAACCTCGCTTTGTGCGAATGCATCTCCCATAACATGGCGATCCATATCCGTTGGTCTACCTGCACTCACTTTATAACGCACAGAGCCTGGACGAGATAAAAAAGGAATATTTCCAGCTTCTACTTCAAATTCCGAAACTCGCCCGTCGCTCTCTTCAACTCTGACTTGTAACGTCCCTGAAATACCGCTATTTAAATTTTGAATTCTAAATGGGCCCGCAGGAACTAAGCTTTCATAAATAACGCGTCCATCTTGGCTAATTTTGACTACTGCGTTTGTTTCTGCAAAACCCGTCACCTCTGGCGCATATGAACGTAAGCTCGGTGGTAACATATTGTCGTCAGAACGTAATGAAATCCCAATAAATTTGAAGCTATCAAATAAATCTGTTTGCAGAAAATCTTCACCAAGGGTTAATTTCGATTTTAAGCTGCGAATAGCTCGATAAGCATAAATATTCGTCCATTTAATATCGTGGGTATCATCAACTCGACTATTTTGTGCATGGTTATATGAACCTTGCCAAAAACCCCGTAAACGCCAGCTATCAAAGTTAGCGCCGACTGCCCCTAATCCTGAAAGGAAAAAAGTATTGTTCGATTTGTTATCACCCAAACTACGGTTATATTGTGAGGTCAGATTATAATCAAAAATAATACCTTTAATGCCATCTTCCCAACGAGATGCTGATTCCCAATCGTTGGCGGAATATTCCTGATAGCTTTTCGGAATATTAATAATTAATGTTCCGGTCGATAAATTAGGTGTTACTGACATTCCTTCTAGGCTAGCAATATCCAAACACTCTAAGTCATCAATAGTATTCCACTGTAATACACTTTCAGCTTCAGAATTTAAGTCAAATTTCTCGACAATTTCATCCGTTAAACACGCTTGTGATTTTTCTTCATAACTCACAACGGTTATTTTCTGCTCAGGTATATACGCGTTATTTATACTTAGTTTAAAGGGATAAATGCCAGGAACAATATAAAGATCTTGTGAAAAAACTGCCAAATTAATATTTTCTCTATCTTCTGCGTTCAATATATTAATATTGAAATCCACTGCCTCTTCAGAGAGAGCAATTAATGGATTCAGCAGCAATAAAGATATCGTGATGAGTTTTTTCATGAATTTATTTTTTATTAACATTTAAAAACACAGAACACATAATTTTATTATTAACTTTTTTCATTACGATGTCCTTAAATTTTAATAAAATTTCTAAGCTGAAGTAATGATTGGTCTCATTACTTCAGCTTACCGTTAATAACTAATGCATTAAATTAGTTATACGACAATACGAAATCAGTTACCGCTTGGAATTCACCTGAAACGATATCAACTGGTGCTTCTGGTTTACCTTGGCTACCTAAACCTTTCACGTATGCAGCAAATTGCAGGGTGTTAGTTGTGCCTTGCAGTTTGTGCTCAGATTTAGTGACTTCATTTAATACGATTGGGTCATTATTGCTATCTACGATCTGGATACCCGCGCCTGCAGCAGTACCTGTAATAGCTAATAGTGATTTAGGGTCATTTGTAGCGGCCGCACCTGAAAATGTAATATTCACGGAATCACCTGTTTCTACAGTACAGTCAATTAATTTAATATCGAACATAACTGGTGAAGATTGACCGTCTGAACTACCACCATTTTTTAATACCACATCAGCGATTTGACCTAAATCTACAGTTTGGTCAATAGAAGATGGGTCAATAGAACAAGGTGCAGTGATGATGCTACCAGTGAAAGTGACTTTACCATTACCGTGGTTAACCGGCGCTGCGTTTGCACCAAAACCAATTAATGTTGTTGCTGCGATAGCCATAAGAGTTTTATTTAATTTCATTGGGTAAATCCTCAATTAAGTCATAATTTAAAGAAAAAAGATAAAAAGAAGCCGTGTAATTAATTATTAATTACAATAGAAGCTTAAATTTCAGATACGAGATATAGATAAATATACTTAGCTAAAATCAAGGTATATTTATGAATATGGTAGTTAAATCTTTTGCCTTCTGAGCTTTGGTTCACACAAATACTATAATTACACTTAAAAGCTGTAAAGTCGCCATCACCTATCGAAAACAAGAAGTTCAATAGGCAGTTATTTTTTGACACATTTAATCATATTAAGATTATTTTGTTATGATAAAAATCAATGAGTTATGGATAATGTGTCATTGATTCATACTTAACAACATTTATTTCACATATATCGGACATTACTTTTTTGCAATTAGTTACATCTTTGAAGTGTATTATTATCAGCAATTATCCAATTACCACAATTTAGCGTAATAGTTTTTTGAATTTTCAATCCAATTTTATATGAATCAAAAAGAAAATTATTAATTCCAACTTATCTCTAACTGCTATTTTTCTAATAAATAAGAAATTAGTCTCATTTATTACATCTAATGAGAATTATTCAATGTGATTAAAATACATTCTGGTCTAATCAGTGTTTAATTAAGATACTATTTTATACTCAACTATAATTACTATAGTGATTATCTCTGAGATGAATTGGATGCTATATAAGAATAGATAGATAGGAAATTAGAATGGCAAATACTCTTCAAGTAAAAAGAAACACAAAGGCTCAAATGCATTCATTGAGCCTTTACTAAAACAGTGATTAACCCTTCATGCTAGGTTCACTATCTTCATTAACGACTGGTTGTTTCACTTCAAATTTCTTAGGCAGCTCAGCTGGCTTAATAGTTTGTAGATCGCGAATATTCTTTTGCACCGCGATAGAACCAAATATGCATAAAAAGAAAGCAATTCCGTAGAAACCTTTTTCACTTGGTAATAGTTCCGCGTTGTACAGCCCCACTACCATTAATGCGATGGATGCAAAAAATGCCACCATACAAGCAATGTAATACGCTTGGGTAGTTGGGATATTATCCATTTTATCTCGCACTGTTTTCTGGACTGAAATTGAAGAAAACAGCCCCAGTAATAAGATTGCAAAATAATACCCTTTTTCATTTAACTGCATCTCAGAGCGCCATAGCCCAATAAGATACACGGCAACCCCACCAATCACCGCAATCCAAGAAATCAGATGAAATGCATTGAAGCCCGAAAATTCATTATCTAGTGAAACATTATCCTTCATATGAGTAACCTTTCCATAAGTGAAATTGGAACTCATCCTACCTTAGATAATTTGACTTTAATAGTCATTACAAGGTGACAATCATAGTGTGTAGTTAAAATAGGATTAACTGCAATACATTGATTTTATTTTTAATTATTCATTCTAAGCTCATAACCAACACATTAAATGCGTTAAAAACAAAACCCATCAGAAGCTATTTCGTATTATTCCGAATGGCTCATTTAAATAACATTTTGATTTAACGCTAACCAATAAATTGCTAGCTAACTTTAGTTAACACCGATTAAGATTAAATTTTCCCAGACAACCTGAGAAGCAAGATGACCACCACTTTTATTATTGTTCCCGGCTATACCAATTCCGGCTCTCAACATTGGCAATCCTATATAGAAAGAAAATACCATAATACTGTGCGCGTCATTCAGGATGACTGGAATGCCCCTAACCATAAATGGATAGAGCGCCTAAACGAGGTGGTTCAAAATACAGAGGGTGAATTGGTACTGATTGGACACAGTTGCGGAGCCGTTTGTGTGGCGCAATGGGCGAGCCAATTTCCCAACCATCAAGTAAAGGCGATGATCCTAGCCACCCCTGCGGATGTTGATTCCCCTTCTGCCCTACTCGATATTCAACAGCAGCGACCGCTACCCAGTAAAAAGCTTCCAAGCCCTTCTTTGCTTATTTATACCGATAATGATCCACACCTTGGCACTGAAAAAGCCCATCAGCTTGCCGAAATATGGGGCAGCCAACTTATGTTGGTTAAAGGCGGTGAGCATTTAAATACTGATGCAGGATATGGCGAATGGCATGAAGGCGAGCGGCTGATTGAAGAGTTTGTGGGGAGAGAGTTTATTGGGCGGTAGTTTGTATCCAGTGCTCCAGACACAAAAAAGCCACTTCTTTCGAAGTGGCTTTTTGCGCTGATTTAACAGCTGAAATTTGGTGGCCCCTACTGGACTTGAACCAGTGACCAAGCGATTATGAGTCGCCTGCTCTAACCAACTGAGCTAAGGGGCCAAAGTGGTGCGATTATACGTGCTGTTTTGGTGAAGGTCTAGTATTTCAATACTATATGGTGAATTTGTATCCAAGCCATAGCGTTACCCTATAATTCAATAGCATGACATCACCGAAAGACATCATTCCTATCTTAATTATCGGATTTTAATCTAGGATTCCATTCTTTATTAGAACACCATTCATGAAAAAACCTGCGTTAACAACTACCCTATAGTAAATAATCGGGCGTAAAGATTGAGTTTCCCCGTTCTAATTTATTAAGCATTCTTTGTTCAATTGATTGATATAAAACAATAATTTTATACTTCATATAGAACATGATGATATTAGACAAACAGTTATAGGACGATAATGATGAAAAAAGTACGTGCAGTTCAATATGGTTGTGGAAAGATGGGCAAATTTCTCATCCGTTACCTACAAGAACACGGTGCTGAAGTTGTGGCGGCTTTTGATATCAACCCTGCCGTGATTGGCAAAGACATTGGTGAAATCGCAGGCACGGCAACAACTGGCGTAAAAATCCAGCCACTGAATGAAGCTGATAAAGCCCTAGAAACCTTAAAACCCGACGTGGGAATTATTGCGACCCTCAGCACCATGGCTGACTTAGAAGATGCATTCTCCCTCTTCGCTCGCCATGGCGTTAATGCTATTTCAACGGGTGAAGAAGCTCTCTATCCATGGAACTCATCCCCTGAAATTACTGAAAAACTCGATGCTTTAGCTAAAGCGAATAATTGCACTTTAGCTGGTAGTGGCTACCCAGATATGTTCTGGGGCGTGCTTATCGATACCTTGGCGGGCTCCATGCACAAACTTGTCAAAATCAAAGGTTCTAGCTGCTACAACGTGGAAGATTACGGTATTGCACTGGCGAAAGGCCACGGTGCAGGCTTAACCGTTGACGAATTCAATCAGCAAATTGGTAACTATAACGACCTGCCATACGCAGTTATCGCTGAGAAAATTGAGAGCGGTGAATATGCGCCACCGTACATGTGGACGCAAAATGGATGGTTATGTAGCCGCTTAGGTCTGGCCATTACCAGCCAAACTCAGCGCTGCGTACCCCAAATTGCCAAAGAAGATATCTATTCAGATACCTTAAAAATGACAGTGAAAAAAGGCGATGTTTTAGGGTTATCTGCTGTGGTGATCACTGAAACAGCAGAAGGCGTCACTTTAGAAACGGAATGTATTGGCAAAATATTAACGGCGGATGAGTGTGACAAAAACAGTTGGCAGCTAATTGGTGAGCCAGATACGGCAATTGAAGTGAATAACCCTGCAACCGTGGAATTAACCTGCGCAAACTTGGTTAACCGTATCCCTGCGCTGATCAACAGCCCTGCTGGCTACACCACCACGGAAAAAATGCCAAATAACGTGTATATGACCAAACCGATGCACGAATATTTATAATTGGCTGATTTAACTATATATTAATCATATAGCCCACATCCTGTGGGCTATTTTTTTGACTTAGCGAGGCTTTGTCATCTGCCATTCTAAATGGCGACGCACTGCCGGCCACTCATTATTTAAGATGCTATAAACGCAGGTATCTCGTAGCTCACCCGTACGAGTTAGCATATGGTTACGTAAAATCCCATCGAGTTTTGCCCCTAAACGCTCAATCGCTTTACGACTTTGATGATTTAAAAAGTGCGTTCTTAGCTCCACGGCAACACAGTCTAATTCTTCAAATGCATGTTTTAACAACAGGTACTTAGCTTCCGTATTGATCGGTGTGCGCTGGGCTTCAGCTCCATACCATGTTGCTCCAATTTCAACACGGCGAACCCCTTGATCGATCCGCATATACGAAGTCATGCCAACGGCTTTGCCTGTACGTTTATCAATAATCGCGAATGGCACCATCTCTTTTTGGGTAAAACGCGCAAGGCGCATGTCGATATCTTTCGCGACATTTTCTGGTTCAGGTACCGAGGTATACCACAAGTGATGCAGCTTATCTCGTTCAATAATCTCAGCATAAACAGCATTATGGTGATGAGTCAGTGGCTCTAATCGAACATGGTTGCCTTCTAAGGTGACAGCTTGGCAAATCTCTTTCATCGGCGTATTTCCTGAATAACTCGGTTGTGTGAAGTGAAAACCCATCAAATTATGATGCGAATAACCATTCTTCTTTGTTGTAATCTTTTTTTATGACAGAAAAATAAAACAAAAGAAATAGTCCTGTAAGTTTAATTATTCCTCGTAAAACATATGATAAAAATCACAATTTTTTAACATTATTCTTAATTCAATTGTCCATTAGGCTACAGTTAACTCATCTGACCTGTTATTAATAGTCCCAAATGGGAGCCAATATGAGCAATTTTCCACATCTTTTTACCCCACTTGATTTGGGGCATACCGTTCTTAAAAACCGTATTTTGATGGGTTCAATGCACACCGGCTTAGAAGAGCATCCTCAAGGAAGCCAGCGCCTTGCCCACTTTTACCGACTTCGTGCAGAGAATGGAGTCAGTCTGATTATTACTGGGGGAATAGCCCCGAACCCCGAAGGGGCTTTAGCACCTCATGGCGCTGTATTGAATCATCAAGACCAATTGCCATTTCATCAACAAATCACCGATGCGGTACATCAAGCGGATGGTAAAATTGCGTTACAGATCTTGCATGCAGGTCGTTACGCTCTACATCCGGCGTTAGTGGCACCTAGCCCGATTAAATCCGAAATAACCCCATTTCCACCCCGTGAATTAACCGTCGATGAAGTTCACAGAACCATCGATGACTTCGTGAACACCGCTAAACTTGCCCAGCAAGCAGGCTACGATGGCGTCGAAGTAATGGGATCGGAAGGTTATTTAATCAACCAATTTATTACATCGCGCACCAATCATCGAACTGATGAATGGGGAGGCAGCTATCAAAACCGTATCCGTTTTCCGATAGAAATCGTTAAACGCATTCGCCAAACGGTTGGGGAAAATTTCATTATTATCTATCGGTTATCCATGCTTGACCTTGTCGAAGGAGGCTCAACATGGGATGAGATCGAGCTATTGGCTAAAGAGATTGAAAGTGCGGGTGCCACCATGATCAATACGGGAATAGGCTGGCATGAAGCCCGTGTGCCGACCATTGCGACGCTGGTTCCCCGCAAAGCCTTCAGTTGGGTGACGGAAAAATTAATGGGCAAGGTGAATATTCCGCTGATTACCACCAACCGTATCAATGACCCGTTTGTGGCGGAGCAAATCATTGCTAGCGGTCAAGCAGATATGGTTTCCATGGCGCGCCCTTTTCTTGCCGATGAAGCGTTTGTGTCGAAAGCTCAAGACGGCCGCGCTGATGAAATAAACACCTGTATTGGCTGTAATCAAGCCTGCCTTGACCAAATTTTTAATGGCAAATTGGCGGGCTGCTTGGTAAATCCTCAAGCCGTACGCGAGATGGACTATCCCAATGAATTAGCAGATAAATCCAAAAAAGTGGCGATTGTCGGGGCAGGTCCTGCTGGGCTTTCTTGTGCAATCTATGCCGCCAAGCGAGGCCATCAAGTCACGCTATTTGAATGCAGCAACCAAATTGGTGGGCAATTTAACCTCGCCAAACAGATCCCTGGCAAGGAAGAGTTTTATGAAACTCTGCGCTATTTTTCACGACAATTGCAACGGCTCAATGTGGATGTTCGACTAGAGCAGCTCGCGCAAGCGAATGATTTAACGCAATTTGATGAGGTTATTATCGCCACGGGAGTTATCCCCCGCGCTATCAACCTAGCTGGCGCAGATCATCGCAAAGTCATGTCCTATATTGAGGCGTTAAAACAGCCCGATAATGTCGGCAAAAATGTGGCTATTATTGGTGCCGGTGGGATTGGGTTCGATGTTGCGGAGCTCCTTACCCAACAAGGGATCAGCAGCAGTTTAGATGATGATAAATTTAACCATGAATGGAATATCGATACCGCCATCACCGCTCGGGGCGGGCTTTTCCCTGCGAAAAAACAGTTAGAACCAACGCCTCGCCATCTCTATTTATTGCAGCGTAAAAACAGCAAAGTCGGTGCGGGGCTTGGAAAAAC
The Providencia alcalifaciens DNA segment above includes these coding regions:
- a CDS encoding NADPH-dependent 2,4-dienoyl-CoA reductase, producing the protein MSNFPHLFTPLDLGHTVLKNRILMGSMHTGLEEHPQGSQRLAHFYRLRAENGVSLIITGGIAPNPEGALAPHGAVLNHQDQLPFHQQITDAVHQADGKIALQILHAGRYALHPALVAPSPIKSEITPFPPRELTVDEVHRTIDDFVNTAKLAQQAGYDGVEVMGSEGYLINQFITSRTNHRTDEWGGSYQNRIRFPIEIVKRIRQTVGENFIIIYRLSMLDLVEGGSTWDEIELLAKEIESAGATMINTGIGWHEARVPTIATLVPRKAFSWVTEKLMGKVNIPLITTNRINDPFVAEQIIASGQADMVSMARPFLADEAFVSKAQDGRADEINTCIGCNQACLDQIFNGKLAGCLVNPQAVREMDYPNELADKSKKVAIVGAGPAGLSCAIYAAKRGHQVTLFECSNQIGGQFNLAKQIPGKEEFYETLRYFSRQLQRLNVDVRLEQLAQANDLTQFDEVIIATGVIPRAINLAGADHRKVMSYIEALKQPDNVGKNVAIIGAGGIGFDVAELLTQQGISSSLDDDKFNHEWNIDTAITARGGLFPAKKQLEPTPRHLYLLQRKNSKVGAGLGKTTGWVHRLSLMKRGVQMFNGVEYMNVDDDGLHIRYQDENICLAVDNVILCAGQEPYRPLKEQLEEVGIHPHVIGGADVAAELDARRAIEQGMKVAYQL
- a CDS encoding fimbrial protein, which produces MKLNKTLMAIAATTLIGFGANAAPVNHGNGKVTFTGSIITAPCSIDPSSIDQTVDLGQIADVVLKNGGSSDGQSSPVMFDIKLIDCTVETGDSVNITFSGAAATNDPKSLLAITGTAAGAGIQIVDSNNDPIVLNEVTKSEHKLQGTTNTLQFAAYVKGLGSQGKPEAPVDIVSGEFQAVTDFVLSYN
- a CDS encoding GNAT family N-acetyltransferase — its product is MKEICQAVTLEGNHVRLEPLTHHHNAVYAEIIERDKLHHLWYTSVPEPENVAKDIDMRLARFTQKEMVPFAIIDKRTGKAVGMTSYMRIDQGVRRVEIGATWYGAEAQRTPINTEAKYLLLKHAFEELDCVAVELRTHFLNHQSRKAIERLGAKLDGILRNHMLTRTGELRDTCVYSILNNEWPAVRRHLEWQMTKPR
- a CDS encoding dihydrodipicolinate reductase; amino-acid sequence: MMKKVRAVQYGCGKMGKFLIRYLQEHGAEVVAAFDINPAVIGKDIGEIAGTATTGVKIQPLNEADKALETLKPDVGIIATLSTMADLEDAFSLFARHGVNAISTGEEALYPWNSSPEITEKLDALAKANNCTLAGSGYPDMFWGVLIDTLAGSMHKLVKIKGSSCYNVEDYGIALAKGHGAGLTVDEFNQQIGNYNDLPYAVIAEKIESGEYAPPYMWTQNGWLCSRLGLAITSQTQRCVPQIAKEDIYSDTLKMTVKKGDVLGLSAVVITETAEGVTLETECIGKILTADECDKNSWQLIGEPDTAIEVNNPATVELTCANLVNRIPALINSPAGYTTTEKMPNNVYMTKPMHEYL
- a CDS encoding RBBP9/YdeN family alpha/beta hydrolase, which gives rise to MTTTFIIVPGYTNSGSQHWQSYIERKYHNTVRVIQDDWNAPNHKWIERLNEVVQNTEGELVLIGHSCGAVCVAQWASQFPNHQVKAMILATPADVDSPSALLDIQQQRPLPSKKLPSPSLLIYTDNDPHLGTEKAHQLAEIWGSQLMLVKGGEHLNTDAGYGEWHEGERLIEEFVGREFIGR
- the yiaA gene encoding inner membrane protein YiaA, giving the protein MKDNVSLDNEFSGFNAFHLISWIAVIGGVAVYLIGLWRSEMQLNEKGYYFAILLLGLFSSISVQKTVRDKMDNIPTTQAYYIACMVAFFASIALMVVGLYNAELLPSEKGFYGIAFFLCIFGSIAVQKNIRDLQTIKPAELPKKFEVKQPVVNEDSEPSMKG